Proteins encoded within one genomic window of Cucumis sativus cultivar 9930 chromosome 3, Cucumber_9930_V3, whole genome shotgun sequence:
- the LOC101215869 gene encoding PAP-specific phosphatase HAL2-like isoform X2, whose protein sequence is MSTVPNLTSDAFVSTTKGFLKLDWSVQATVSWILSEYFGRKNISIVAEEDVQTLSTPDSRSLLSAVVKTVNECLAEAPKYGLQSPARELGTSEILEAISRCNSTGGPTGRHWVLDPVDGTLGFVRGDQYAVALALIENGEVILGVLGCPNYPLKKECFHYHYKVSTPKLLLQPCSDTLEKGCVIYAKKSCNGAWMQPLVHGDKKLEWPNSASLIQVSSIDDPAHAIFCEPVEKRNSNHSFTAGLAHSVGLRKQPLRVYSMVKYAAIARGDAEIFMKFARTGYREKIWDHAAGVIIVEAAGGVVTDAGGRPLDFSKGVYLEGLDRGIIVCSGPILHEKIIGAVYASWDSSNL, encoded by the exons ATTGGAGCGTACAAGCAACTGTTAGTTGGATCCTTTCTGAATACTTCGGAAGGAAAAACATATCCATTGTTGCTGAAGAGGATGTACAAACTCTTTCTACACCAGATTCGAGAAGTCTGTTGTCAGCTGTGGTAAAAACTGTAAATGAGTGCTTGGCTGAAGCACCAAAGTACGGTCTTCAAAGTCCAGCCAGAGAACTTGGAACTAGTGAAATTCTTGAGGCTATAAGCCGGTGTAATTCAACTGGTGGCCCCACAGGAAGACATTGGGTGCTTGACCCTGTTGATGGAACGTTAGGTTTTGTTCGTGGGGATCAATATGCTGTTGCTTTGGctttgattgaaaatggtGAAGTAATTCTTGGAGTTCTTGGTTGTCCCAATTATCCGTTGAAGAAGGAATGTTTTCACTACCACTATAAGGTATCGACGCCAAAGTTATTATTACAACCGTGTTCTGATACCTTGGAAAAAGGTTGCGTCATTTATGCAAAGAAAAGCTGCAATGGGGCGTGGATGCAGCCATTAGTTCATGGCGATAAGAAGCTTGAGTGGCCAAATTCAGCTAGCCTTATTCAGGTTTCTTCAATTGATGATCCAGCACATGCAATTTTCTGTGAACCTGTGGAGAAGCGGAACTCAAACCACTCATTCACTGCAGGGCTGGCTCATAGTGTAGGGCTTAG GAAGCAGCCGTTGCGAGTCTATAGTATGGTAAAGTATGCCGCAATTGCTCGTGGCGATGCTGAGATATTTATGAAGTTTGCAAGGACCGGATACCGAGAGAAGATATGGGACCATGCTGCTGGTGTTATCATTGTAGAAGCAGCGGGAGGTGTGGTAACAGATGCTGGAGGTCGTCCCTTGGATTTCTCAAAGGGTGTGTACTTAGAAGGTCTCGATCGAGGAATAATTGTTTGTTCAGGGCCAATCTTACATGAGAAAATCATTGGAGCAGTCTATGCCAGTTGGGATTCTTCcaatctataa